TTTAAAGCCCGAATAATGCGTGCCGAAGAACCGGTTATGGCAGAGATCCACGACACTATCACGGGAGCCAAAGTGGCCATCACGTCGCAGTTCGGTCTAATGCTCTTTGACGATATCATCGTTAAAATTGAAAGTTCCAACCTCGCCACCGCAAAAATCACCGCTTCATTCGTACGCCGTATCGAAAAAGAAGAGGTATCGCACACAAGTGAGCCCGCAGGAAAATTGTATGAATAGACAAGAGCTAGACCGTCACATCCAAAACAGCAGTGCTCCGCGTGCGATGGCACTCTTCGGAGAAAGTCACTTTCTAACCGACCGATATGCCCATAAATTAGCCCAAATCGAAGGGGCATCGGTTCTCAGTCTCTATCATGACGAATATGATTTCAATGCCGCAAAAGCCCATCTTTCTCAAGGATCGCTCTTCGGCGATCAAAATCTCCTGATCGTCAAACATGAGAAAAAACTTCCTAAAGCGGAACTCGATGCCCTCGTCGAATTGGTAGGAAAAAATCCCGATAACATCTTCATCTATTGCTACTACGGGGAAGACGTCAAAGGAGCCGATACGGCGTTTAAAGGCTCTCATTCCGGATCGGTCCGTTTCTTCCATCCTTATGCTAACGAAGCGCGCGCCATCGTTATGCAAGAAGCGCAAAGCTTAGGCGTTCAGCTCGATAACCAAGCCGCCTTTCACCTCCTCGATATACACAACAACGATCTTGCCCTCGCCTGCAACGAACTTTCCAAACTCTCCATCTTGGGAAAACCAATCGGAATGAAAGAGATTGACGAACACGTCTTCGGGCTGAGTGAAATCAAGACAGATCAATTCATCGCCCGTGTCATCGAGAAAAAAGAGTTCCTCCCCTCATTGCACCATCTACTCGAATCAGGGGAAAACGAGATACAGCTCCTCACTGCTATCAGCGGATTTTTGACCCAACTCTATCTCTTTAACAGCGCGATCAAAATTCACGGTGTTGCTGATTCCGCCCTCGTTTTAGGGTACAAACTTCCCGGATTTATCGAAAAAGAGCGTGCCGCCCTCTCGATTAAAATATCGCCGGAGGGGTATAAACGAGGCATTAATCTCCTCCTCGATACCGAGCTGAAAATGAAATCAACCGGCTCACCGGATCAAGAATCACTCCTCCTGTCCGCCCTACTGAAACTGCAATCTATACTTTAACCAAAACTAATATTAAGCTATATTTCAGTATAATCCGCGCGTTCCTTGCTCTTTGCAACACGACTGTCGTGCTGTATAACAACCATAAGGGGCGAACACCATAAGGAGACATACGCTATGAGACATTACGAAAACCTAGTAATCGTAAAACCTACTCTTACAGAAGAAGAGATTAAAAACACCATCGCTCTCGTTGAAGAAGTGATCACTGCAAACGGCGGTGAGATCGTTGCTCGCGACGCAATGGGAATGAAAAAATTGGCTTACCCGATCGAGAAAAATGCTCGCGGTTATTTCTACGTTATGTATTACAAATCTGCAC
The nucleotide sequence above comes from Sulfuricurvum sp.. Encoded proteins:
- the holA gene encoding DNA polymerase III subunit delta, which codes for MNRQELDRHIQNSSAPRAMALFGESHFLTDRYAHKLAQIEGASVLSLYHDEYDFNAAKAHLSQGSLFGDQNLLIVKHEKKLPKAELDALVELVGKNPDNIFIYCYYGEDVKGADTAFKGSHSGSVRFFHPYANEARAIVMQEAQSLGVQLDNQAAFHLLDIHNNDLALACNELSKLSILGKPIGMKEIDEHVFGLSEIKTDQFIARVIEKKEFLPSLHHLLESGENEIQLLTAISGFLTQLYLFNSAIKIHGVADSALVLGYKLPGFIEKERAALSIKISPEGYKRGINLLLDTELKMKSTGSPDQESLLLSALLKLQSIL
- the rpsF gene encoding 30S ribosomal protein S6 codes for the protein MRHYENLVIVKPTLTEEEIKNTIALVEEVITANGGEIVARDAMGMKKLAYPIEKNARGYFYVMYYKSAPAAIAEIERRFRINEEILRFVTMKYDTKREIAAWNGMVEKTKKPAPTAAVAEKKEEAAS